DNA from Mustela erminea isolate mMusErm1 chromosome 18, mMusErm1.Pri, whole genome shotgun sequence:
cccacaaaaggaaataaaacgcATAGTTTCAAGCTACCTGGGAGGTTTGAAGGCCGTGAAATTGATACTCTTCTCAGtactcttccagtcccttccttGGACCAGTACTGGAAGCCTGCTTGCGTTCTGCATTCTTGTTCATTGCCATCAATATCACTTCTAATCTGGATCATTTTTCATAGCCTCAGTAGTCTGCAGACTTTGgtttttcctctcctgctccacCCTCTGGGCTACTGCTGGAGATGGGTCAGCATCTCACCAGGTCCATACATACCCTGATTGCTCAGCACCCCACAGGAGGCTGTTCCCTTCACAGGCAGGCCTTCCCTTCTGTCTCTGGCCTCATCTGAGGGCCTTGTTTGTGGGGCCTATGCTCAAACTACTTTGAAACTGCATGCTGCTTTTCTCAGAATGACCAGTTCCATTTCTCTTTCAGCAGGTAAGTGTCACTCATCTTCTAGGAAATGTTTGAATTGCTGTCTCTCCTGCTAGCTTGAGCTCGGCAGGGATGACTGTCATATCCCTGGTGCCCATTTCTGTACAGACACACAGTTGGTTCTCAATAGAATTGGTTGAATGGATTTCGGGGTGCACTAACCAACTTTGTATTTTCTCAGAGAGCTGAATTTCACTTGCCTTCTGTTAACATTGGTTCACTGACCACACTCACTTTTGTCATCATCATCCGATTGCGCCATGAGGAGCTTCACAAGTGTTGAAAATGAATCAGTTCTCATAGCACTACAGAATTTGTAATTAAGAGAGACATGTATTTTTAGATTGGAAAAATCTCTGCAGATTTTATTGCCTTGATGCTATAGTGACATGCGACAGTGACAAAGAACTTCACATTTTGCACATTTCTTTGGTCACCTTTCAGCATATAATGAATTACTCTTCACTTATGACTTTCGTGTGGACTTCCCGGCTCTTCACCCGTAGCTTATTGACCTGGGACTCAGCAATGTCAGCCCGTTCCTCCGCCTCCTCCAGCTCATGCTGGATCTTGCGAAACTTGGCAAGGTTGACATTGGATTGTTCCtcctgagaaaagaaatggatttcagagaatgagaaaatttGGCATTTTCTGATTCTCACCGCCTTTGTTACTAGAAGCAGCTACTGGATTTACTTTGTAAATGAGAAAGCAAAGGTTCTGTTATTTGATCATGAACTTATTTGGGGGCAAGGCATCCCACATTGTTAACTCTGAATGAGTGGGCTCATGAGGGACCCTGCTCGGTCTCTCTCACTTGAATCCCTTCCTGGCCAACCTAAGATGCTGCAGTGACCTCAGGGAGATCAGAGTAGCAGGAATCTGAATCTATGagacaaactttaaaaagtaggCATGGTGATAGTATTGGGTGCAGAGAACCTTAAGGAAAGTTTCTAAATTAATAAGATGAGAAAGGagccaaatgaaaaagaaatgttctgaTGGATTTATTGTGAAGTCATCTAACAGTCATCTAGCAGATTTATTGTGAAGTCATCTATCAGACTTCAGAGCCCTCCTTTGTACAACCCCTGTGAGCACTAGAGATGGGTAGGAGTGGTAGAGTGTTCTAGATAGGGAAGTGGGTTGTAACCAAAAGACATTTCTATACTAACATGTCTGGAAAATTGCTGaaagaggtctcagaagaaataCACTTGGATCTCTAAGGATCTAGTAAttactgttaaatttttttcattccaaaTATTCATTTTCACACCTAATTTTATACTCTTTTGCCTTAAAGAAAGGCTTTTAATTCTATAAACTTCAGGCTCAACAAAACCTGGACCTTCTCCTgaacttttctctttcattatgaAGCTACTCACAGCCTCTTCAGCTTGTCTCTTGTAAGCTTTAACTTTGGTTTGTAATTTGTCCACCAAGTCCTGCAGCCTGAGAATATTCTTGCGATCCTCCTCAGTCTGAAATGAAAGAGGTAGCAAATAGTGTTGTTGGTTTGAAAatgcctcattatttttattttcttgagagcaGCAGATCTGAGAAATATGGAAAGGTGGGTCACCTGATAAGTGAGTTCCTTCACTCTCCTCTCATGTTTGCGAAGACCCTTGACGGCCTCAACATTGCGCTTCTGTTCATTTTCAACCTCATTTTCAAGCTCCCTCACCTGGAAGAGAACAAAAGCTCTTAGCAGTTTGGCTGTAACTAACTATATGAGCAGGTTGGGAATTGAATGAAGTGGTGGGGACCCACCCTGGCCTCCAGTTTCTGGATCTGCTTCTTCCCGCCCTTCAGGGCCAGCTGTTCAGCCTCGTCCAGACGGTGCTGCAGGTCCTTCACCGTCTGCTCCAGGTTCTTCTTCATGCGCTCCAGGTGGGCACTGGTGTCCTGCTCCTTCTTCAGCTCCTCGGCCATCATGGCTGCCTGATGAGTGGTAAGACAAAACCAGTTGAGAGAGCTGAACGAGCACATCAGGATTCATATTTGACCACCACCGTGCTGCCCTCTGCTCACATCAGTGATGGCCTTCTTGGCCTTCTCCTCAGCGTTGCGGGCTTCCTGGACAATGTCCTCCATCTCTCCCTGGATCTGGGAAATGTCTGTCTCCAGCTTCTTCTTGGTGTTGATCAAGCTTGTGTTCTGTTTcaagttaataaaaaaaggaaagcacatTTAATTACATCCTATTTACATTGTCATTTTGACTAGTGTATACAGGCAAAAATTCTTAATCTaggaaaatttcagaataaaCACCAAATCAGAACTTGACTCTAAGTtatgccttcttttctttttctgaaaattttctgggtaaaatgtgattttatttttatttttttaaagattaaaaaaaattatttatttgacagacagagatcacaagcaggcagagaggcaggcagagagaggaaggggagcaggcttcctgccaagtagagagcctgatgtggggctcgatcccaggaccctgagatcacaacctgagccgaaggcagagtcttaacccactaagccacccaggtgccctaaatatgatttttaatactAAAGATGTTCGACTATTACCAGTGGCTGCTTATAAGCATGAAGCACAACCTTAacccaagaaaatatttaaagtacgGTATCACCACACAGCTCGTGGAAAATGGATTATTAATTTGTAGTTGTTCATGTTTGGTTGGCTTTATATTTAAAGGGCATAAGTAGCATTGTTGTAAAAAATGAACCAAGAATCTGTTACGTTTTGGAAAGCTGatagtatttgaaatatttaatcgATTCAGGATactaaaaatgagtaagaaagatGTTCCGTTTtcatatgaatttaaaattatttgtagttTAAAGTTTCCATGATGGCtctttccttataatttttaaaaagtatggcaCGTGtggcatggaacactgggtgagGTACATGAACAATGacttctggaacactgaaaagaaattaaaaaaataaataaaaattttaagaagtatataataatacatgtttattgtaaAAAAATAGACTATACAAATCAGCAAAACAAGAGGTAAGGAATGCTTATTGTACTCTCCCTACTCAGAGATAACCATTGATAACACTTTGTTTATCCTTCTGGATGTTTcctatgtatttttaacaaaagaaagagatgatgttttatataggattttttttttaagattttatttatttatttgacagagacagagcatgggaggggaggaagtcagagggagaagcagactccctgcagagctgggagcccgatgcgggactcgatcccagaactctgggatcatgacctgagccgaaggcagttgctaaTCAACTGAGACATGCAGGCATCTTATATACTATTGCTCTTTTCATGTCTGTGAAATCTTTTTGTGGCAATAAATGCATACTAAATGGCTGCTTACTAGCCTTGTGAGGATAATATACTGCCATTTATTTAGCTATCCGTTATAAACAACAAGGGCTGAGTAGCAGTAATGATGGCCTCTGTGAATTTGAACTGAAGAGTTTCTTTCACGTAGTTAGCTTtatgtgtatacaggatacaCAAGAATAACTTGGTGGCTTATCCTTTTTCCTTCGTTTTATTTGCTTATCTATTTGTAGCTTAGAGTTGCAAAGACAAGGTGGCCACTAATGTCATATATATGGTTATTAGTAGATGgccttctgtgctttttttttttttatagattttatttatttatttggcacagagagagagggagaacaagcataagctgggggagcagcgggcaggggagaagcaggctccccactgagcaaggagcccgatgtggggtttgatcccaggaccttgaggtcataacctgagccaaaagcagacgcttaaccgactgaaccaccctggtcCCCCTGCCTTCTGTGGTTTTTAACAAAAGTTTCTcgaattctaaatttttttcgaATCAACATGATGATCCCAGGCCATAAATATACCCGTGAACTGGTCAGGGCCAGTACATCTTAGTAATACCCATTTTCCAGAACTTCAGAAGAGACCCTTGCCAagctttctttattccttcctttacaAACAAGCTCATCCCTTCATATTATCTTCAGTGGCAGGGTGTGCATTTGCTCAACCAGAGTCCTGAACCTCACCTGGGTGTGTAAGAGTTGCACACGCTCACTGGCATCCAGAAGCTCTTGCTCTGCCACCTTCCTGCTCCTCTCAGTCTGCTCCAAGGTTGCCCGCAACTCCTCGATCTCCGCCTGCAGCAGGTTGGCTCTGCGCTCCACCATGGCCAGCTGCTCTTTAAGGTCATCTTGGCCTCTGATGGCATCGTCCAAATGTAGCTGAGTGTCCTACACAGAAAGAGGCAAAGGCGCTTACTTGTGCTTCCATTAAAGTGAGTATAAATTGGGTCATGTACACACTTTGTTCTCAGTAACTTAGAGTATGTTTAAAGAGGGAAAATCTGCaagtccccccccttttttttttttaggtttttaaatttatttcacagagagcacaagtagggggagcagccccagaaggagagagggagaagcaggctccctgacgagcaaggaacctgatgtggggctcgatctcaggaccctgggatcgtgactgaagctgaaggcagaggcttaatccactgagccacccaggagcccctgcaagTCTGTTTAATGACAAATTCTTTGTATTCTAGGGTAGCAGGTCTACTCAAAAGAACAGGATGTTATATTTTAGAATAACCGCGGCTAAAGTTACAAAATATTAGAGCAGGAAAGCATCCTCAGAGATGAGCTAGTCTAATGatgttgttttatgtatattaaacAAGTATAGAAATgcatacttaaaaatatacatgtatatatttatatacattatgcaGATAGAGTTTGTATAAATGATTTGTGGAGTGTCTTCTCTTCAGTTGACAAAGTGAACTTTGTCTTAGACTTTCCAGATGTAAGCTGTTCTTTAGCTGTATATGTGAAATTTTCATCTGATTACCATATTATTTAGATTTATGGCATATAAGTCACACAGTTACACCCAGACTGCATGACACTATGTGTGTTTATCCCAGTGTACCTTGAGTATTCCTTGTGTGTTTCTTAGATTCTTTATTGCCTCTGCAGCCTGGCGGTTGGCATGGTTCAGCTGGATTTCCATCTCATTGAGGTCTCCCTCCATCTTCTTCTTGAGCCTGATGGCATCATTCCTGCTCCTGATCTCCGCATCCAGGGTGCTCTGCATTGACTCCACAACCCTGATGTGGTTTCTCTTCAGCTGATcgatttcttcatctttttcagCAATTTTCCGGTCAATCTCAGATTTCACCTGGTTTAACTCAAGCTGGATGCGAAGGATTTTACCCTCTTCATGCTCAAgagatccctttttaaaaagcaacattttgGTTACTCTTGGCTTGCAACCCTCACAGATCTTCCCTGCTATAATTGGAACCTGGCCCCTATACTTGGAAGGCAGGgagaagaccaaagaaagaggcgGGCTACTCCAGCTTGGTGGTTGCAGCTTAATAAGAGGAACTTACGTGAGAGGCTCGCCTTGGGTGGTGGGATCCCCGGATCCACccaccaaattttaaaagtttacaaagAGGCCTTCAATAGATTTAGTCACAAATACCGTGTAGGTGTTCTCAACACCAAACCACTGTCTCAAGACTATGTCTTTGGAGCCCTCTGGGAGTGGAGAAGGCAGGTGGAACTCACATTCCTAGGATAGGGGGACATTCAGGTGTCATGTCTTTCTGATGGTGATTTCCTCCTTGCTACCTAAAGAGCTGTTATTTGTTTTGCACAGTATGATAGTTTCTTGAAGAAGGCATTAAGAAAACCAGAAACTTTCATTCATCTTAATTTAGCCTGTTTGTTCTGCATTCCCAAGACACAATTTAGTATTTCTCACTGAATTACATGAGTTATCCCCTGCAGCTCTGCAACATGGTAGTTGCTCTCAGTTGCTatgaatttttcagtttatttataatGCATAAGTGAGCAAATGGAACGTGTACCTCGGCTTCCTCCAGAGCAGCCTGTAGCTCACTCTTCTCTTGATCTATTTGTTTCTTCACTTTCTCCAGTTCATGGATATGCTTTCCCCCTTCTGCAATCTGCTCTGTCAGGTCTGAAATCTCCTCTATAggttaataataaaataccacactCAATTGAGAAAAACGAAAACTTGAAAAGATGTCTCCCTACCGTTTTTGAAGTAGGATGGTTACAAAGACTCACGCTGTAAGTTCTTGTTCTCTCGCTTGAGGGTTTCAAGGTGATCCAGGGATTCCTCATAGGCATTCTTGACCTTGAACAGCTCATTACTGAGCGCACGGGTCTCCTTCTGGGAGGCTTCAAGTTCAGCCTGAGTTTCCTCATACTTTTGCTTCCACTCTGCCAGGACCTGGAAGTACATCAGAACTAAGCCTCTGTAATCAAGAGTCAGGCCTCTTTCCCCCAGGCAGCTGCTCATCGTGGGCCACCTTGTCAAAGTTCCTCTGCTTCTTGTCCAGGGCGGCGCAGGCCGCGTTAGATCTCTCCACATCCAGCATGAGGTCCTCCACTTCATTCTGGAGCCTCTGTTTTGTCTTCTCTAGAGAAGCACATTTGGAATTCACAGCCTCCACATGTTCCTCAGCATCCTGCAGACGCTGGGCCAGCTTCTTCCTGAAATGTTGGCCAGTGTGAGTGACCAGGAGCAGATTCAGAGATGCCACAGTGAACTTTATAAAGCTGCTGACTAGGAAAGCATATTTTCCCCAAGAGTCTTTGCTCCTCTGTCCACAAATTGTTAAGGTTTTCTAAAATGTCTTATCACTACCCATTTCGTCTCTGTAGTTTTCCCTAGTGAATTCTTAATCTTTATGTCAGGGGTGGTTAAACATATCCATGACATCTTTTTGTATGCTTGGTGGTGGTGTCTGCAtgcatgagagagacagagaaagaatgaatgagcctCTTTGATTATCCAGCTGTGGAAACCACCATCTCATCCTTATAGACCAGTGTGTGTCCACTGAAGAATGGGCCAGGGCTACAGCCCTCCCCACATCAGCTGAGTGAGCAATGTGAAGACATGACCACTGTGAACCGGAGGCCTGTCATCAAAGCATGCTGGCACTGGATAGTGGCGTTAAGCATTTTTTAACATGGTCCTCTTCATAAATGAAGCTGTGGCCCAAAGTGATGCATATGAGGTcatatgattatgattatgattaatCAATCACTGACTCTCTGGGTCTGATGCCCCAGACAGCAAATGTTATTCCAGAATTATATTTCCCAAATAGCCTCCAAAGTTGTACTGCTTCCTTCACCAGCTCGCACTTATCTGGAGTGTTCCCTCTGTAAATGCTCACCAAACCCCTTCATTCTGTTTAATTCTAGCAACTGCTGAGATAAATGCAATTTAGAGAAGTTTCCTTCACTGGGAACATAATGATTATTTCCCTTCCGTGTGTCACTCCCATGAGTTTTATTCCATAAGAAGCGTGTGTAATTAAGTGAATCAGTTTATTGATACTGGTTGTTAGTTAAATGACAGAGTGTGATAATCTCATTCTGGACTTCTAGATAGGGATAAACTGATTATTGTTAATGATAACATTCATAATAATGTACCAGATAGTCTCACTCTTTCCATATTGAAATTAATTCTACTTAATCCATAAAGTGTATGTTGataatttttagttcattttggtggaaagaaatttaagatattttttgtaATAAACCAAAATGCAGGGAGAGCTGTGGTCTTGGCTCATTTTTCAGTGGACACATGACTGGTCTGTAAGGAGAAGATGGTATGGTGGTTTCCACGGCTGTAAAATCGTATAGGCTGAAATTTTcctcctatcttttttttaaaaatattttttaaatttattttttatttgacaggcagagattacaagcaggcagagagtcaggcagagagagaaggaagtaggctccctgctgagcagagaacccaatgcagagttctatcccaggaccccgagatcacgatctgagctggaccttaacccactgagctacccaggcacccctcctcctaTCTTTATgcctgaaatattcttttttttttttaaattacttttccttCACTGcctttaaacttttctttctgcATCCATCATTAAGAGCCCATACTTGGCCT
Protein-coding regions in this window:
- the LOC116577892 gene encoding myosin-8-like; its protein translation is MLRPSRTEEDRKNILRLQDLVDKLQTKVKAYKRQAEEAEEQSNVNLAKFRKIQHELEEAEERADIAESQVNKLRVKSREVHTKVISEE